The following coding sequences are from one Flavobacteriales bacterium window:
- a CDS encoding YbaB/EbfC family nucleoid-associated protein, which translates to MKQLQQMKEQMDAAKERLNHISVKGECQGVTVVANGNKKITEVIIPKETYANADNEELAELIVMATNKALENAENVFESEMRGMAGGLMGGLGLF; encoded by the coding sequence ATGAAACAGCTCCAACAGATGAAGGAGCAAATGGATGCTGCCAAAGAACGGCTCAACCATATTTCTGTGAAAGGCGAATGCCAAGGCGTTACAGTTGTTGCCAACGGAAACAAAAAGATCACGGAAGTGATCATCCCGAAGGAAACCTACGCCAATGCCGATAACGAAGAATTGGCGGAATTGATTGTAATGGCCACCAACAAGGCCTTGGAAAATGCTGAAAATGTATTTGAAAGTGAAATGCGTGGTATGGCCGGAGGTTTAATGGGCGGACTCGGTCTTTTCTAA